From Streptomyces zhihengii, the proteins below share one genomic window:
- a CDS encoding GNAT family N-acetyltransferase, which translates to MRFRPATADPTDLDRALTDPGPGDPVPALGAGKIREELDAHRFRPEWTWFAEDGDGRVVGRALWWGRADSERPIALDCLRIAPEAGDPADVAAGLLAAGHAAFGTAPVYNASLPRGWRDDAALAAAVEWRREAGARAGLSSVIERLRYEWTPAAPLPAPPRRLTFRDGTDEEFLEAFVRLSEGSLDLHTQSELRTADARDVARADMDFYLDCPGERSWWRLAHLPDGALAGLAVPSATPYHRNVGYLGVVPELRGQGLIDEILAEITRFHAAGGAERVTATTDTVNVPMAAAFDRAGYELTEIRLVLEPPPAG; encoded by the coding sequence ATGCGATTTCGACCCGCCACAGCGGACCCGACGGACCTCGACCGTGCCCTCACCGACCCCGGCCCCGGCGACCCCGTGCCCGCGCTCGGTGCCGGGAAGATCCGCGAGGAGCTCGACGCCCACCGCTTCAGGCCCGAGTGGACCTGGTTCGCCGAGGACGGCGACGGGCGGGTCGTGGGCCGCGCCCTGTGGTGGGGACGGGCCGACAGCGAGCGGCCCATCGCCCTCGACTGCCTCCGGATCGCCCCGGAGGCGGGCGACCCGGCGGACGTGGCGGCGGGGCTGCTGGCCGCGGGGCACGCGGCCTTCGGCACCGCCCCCGTCTACAACGCCTCCCTGCCGCGCGGCTGGCGCGACGACGCGGCACTCGCCGCCGCCGTGGAGTGGCGCCGCGAGGCCGGCGCACGCGCGGGGCTGAGCAGCGTCATCGAGCGGCTGCGCTACGAGTGGACCCCGGCCGCCCCGCTGCCCGCACCGCCGCGCCGGCTGACCTTCCGGGACGGCACGGACGAGGAGTTCCTGGAGGCGTTCGTCCGCCTGTCCGAGGGGAGCCTCGACCTCCACACACAGAGCGAGCTCCGCACGGCGGACGCCCGTGACGTGGCCCGGGCCGACATGGACTTCTACCTCGACTGCCCCGGCGAGCGGTCCTGGTGGCGCCTGGCGCACCTCCCGGACGGCGCCCTGGCCGGCCTCGCCGTGCCCTCCGCGACGCCCTACCACCGCAACGTCGGCTATCTGGGCGTCGTCCCGGAACTGCGCGGGCAGGGCCTGATCGACGAGATCCTCGCCGAGATCACCCGCTTCCACGCGGCCGGGGGCGCCGAGCGCGTCACCGCGACCACCGACACCGTCAACGTCCCGATGGCGGCCGCCTTCGACCGCGCGGGCTACGAACTCACGGAGATCCGCCTCGTCCTGGAGCCCCCGCCCGCCGGGTGA
- a CDS encoding ATP-binding cassette domain-containing protein, whose translation MDSPHDRFVRVRGAREHNLRGVDVDIPRDALVVFTGISGSGKSSLAFGTVYAEAQRRYFESVAPYARRLIHQVGAPAVGGISGLPPAVSLEQRRSAPSSRSSVGTVTTLSNSLRMLYSRAGDYPEGAPRLDSDAFSPNTAAGACPRCHGLGRVHGTSEELLVPDPSLSIREGAIAAWPGAWQGKNLRDVLDALGYDVDRPWRELPAKDREWILFTDERPVVTVHPVREAGRIQRPYEGTYTGARRHVLHTFADSRSAALRARAERFLTSEPCPVCGGGRLRPEALAVTFAGRTIAEAAAMPLTELAALLRSAPDGGATAEVLRADLLARVATVTELGLGYLGLDRPTPTLSSGELQRLRLATQLRSGLFGVVYVLDEPSAGLHPADTEALLVVLERLRAGGNSVFVVEHHLEVVRRADWLVDVGPLAGEHGGLVLYSGPPDGLAGVPGSQTRRFLFGREAVPAGVPREPSGTVRLGPVTRHNLRGLTAQLPLGVLTAVTGVSGSGKSTLVGAVDAGLPGVERLVTVDQKPIGRTPRSNLATYTGLFDVVRRLFAATDDARARGWKAGRFSFNTKGGRCETCQGEGFVSVELLFLPTTYAPCPDCGGARYNPATLEVRLRGLTIADVLGLTVESAAEFFAGDRAASRSLAALLDVGLGYLRLGQPATELSGGEAQRIKLASELQRERGSHTLYVLDEPTTGLHPADVEVLMRQLRGLVDAGHTVVVVEHDMDVVARADWVIDMGPGGGDEGGRVVAAGPPAEVARTTPGPTGPYLARALAAP comes from the coding sequence ATGGACAGCCCTCACGACCGCTTTGTGCGGGTCCGCGGCGCCCGTGAGCACAATCTGCGCGGCGTCGACGTCGACATCCCCCGTGACGCGCTCGTCGTGTTCACCGGCATCTCCGGGTCGGGGAAGTCCTCGCTCGCCTTCGGCACGGTCTACGCGGAGGCGCAGCGGCGCTACTTCGAGTCGGTCGCCCCGTACGCGCGCCGGCTGATCCACCAGGTCGGCGCCCCGGCGGTGGGCGGGATCAGCGGACTGCCGCCGGCCGTCTCGCTGGAGCAGCGCCGCTCAGCGCCCAGCTCGCGCTCGTCGGTCGGCACGGTCACCACGCTCTCCAACTCGCTGCGCATGCTGTACTCGCGGGCGGGCGACTACCCCGAGGGCGCGCCGCGGCTGGACTCGGACGCGTTCTCGCCGAACACCGCGGCCGGCGCCTGCCCGCGCTGCCACGGGCTCGGCCGGGTGCACGGCACCTCGGAGGAGCTGCTGGTCCCCGATCCCTCGCTGTCGATCCGCGAGGGCGCGATCGCGGCGTGGCCGGGCGCGTGGCAGGGCAAGAACCTGCGCGACGTGCTGGACGCCCTGGGGTACGACGTGGACCGCCCGTGGCGCGAACTCCCGGCGAAGGACCGGGAGTGGATCCTGTTCACCGACGAGCGGCCGGTGGTCACCGTGCACCCGGTGCGGGAGGCGGGCCGGATCCAGCGCCCCTACGAGGGCACGTACACCGGGGCCCGGCGGCATGTGCTGCACACCTTCGCCGACTCCAGGAGCGCGGCGCTGCGCGCCAGGGCCGAACGGTTCCTCACCAGCGAGCCGTGCCCGGTGTGCGGCGGCGGACGGCTGCGCCCCGAGGCGCTGGCCGTGACCTTCGCCGGCCGGACGATCGCCGAGGCGGCGGCGATGCCGCTGACCGAGCTGGCCGCCCTGCTGCGCTCCGCGCCGGACGGCGGCGCGACCGCGGAGGTGCTGAGGGCCGATCTGCTGGCCCGGGTCGCCACGGTGACGGAGCTGGGGCTCGGCTACCTCGGCCTCGACCGGCCGACGCCGACCCTCTCCAGCGGGGAGCTCCAGCGGCTGCGGCTGGCCACCCAGCTGCGGTCCGGTCTCTTCGGGGTGGTCTACGTGCTCGACGAGCCGTCGGCGGGCCTCCACCCGGCCGACACCGAGGCGCTGCTGGTCGTGCTGGAGCGGCTGAGGGCGGGCGGCAACTCGGTCTTCGTCGTCGAACACCATCTGGAGGTGGTCCGGCGGGCCGACTGGCTGGTGGACGTGGGGCCGCTGGCCGGCGAGCACGGCGGGCTGGTGCTGTACAGCGGGCCGCCCGACGGGCTGGCCGGGGTGCCCGGGTCGCAGACCCGCCGGTTCCTCTTCGGGCGGGAGGCCGTCCCGGCGGGCGTGCCCCGCGAGCCGTCCGGCACGGTACGGCTCGGGCCCGTCACCCGTCACAATCTGCGCGGGCTGACGGCCCAACTGCCGCTGGGCGTGCTCACGGCCGTCACCGGGGTGTCGGGATCGGGCAAGTCGACCCTGGTCGGCGCCGTCGACGCCGGACTGCCGGGTGTGGAGCGGCTGGTGACGGTCGACCAGAAGCCGATCGGGCGCACGCCCCGCTCCAATCTCGCGACCTACACGGGGCTGTTCGACGTGGTGCGCAGGCTGTTCGCCGCCACGGACGACGCGCGGGCGCGCGGCTGGAAGGCCGGACGCTTCTCGTTCAACACCAAGGGCGGCCGGTGCGAGACCTGCCAGGGCGAGGGCTTCGTCTCGGTGGAGCTGCTGTTCCTGCCGACCACGTACGCCCCCTGCCCGGACTGCGGCGGCGCCCGGTACAACCCGGCCACGCTGGAGGTCCGGCTGCGGGGGCTGACGATCGCGGACGTCCTCGGGCTGACGGTGGAGTCCGCGGCGGAGTTCTTCGCCGGCGACCGGGCCGCCTCGCGGAGCCTCGCGGCCCTGCTGGACGTCGGCCTCGGCTATCTGCGCCTCGGGCAGCCCGCGACCGAGCTGTCCGGCGGCGAGGCCCAGCGGATCAAGCTGGCGAGCGAGCTCCAGCGCGAGCGCGGCAGCCACACCCTGTACGTGCTGGACGAGCCGACGACCGGGCTGCATCCGGCCGATGTGGAGGTGCTGATGCGCCAGTTGCGGGGGCTGGTCGACGCGGGGCACACGGTGGTCGTCGTCGAGCACGACATGGACGTGGTCGCCCGCGCGGACTGGGTGATCGACATGGGGCCGGGCGGCGGCGACGAGGGCGGCCGGGTGGTGGCCGCGGGCCCGCCGGCCGAGGTCGCCCGCACGACCCCCGGCCCCACCGGCCCGTATCTCGCCCGGGCGCTCGCCGCCCCCTGA
- a CDS encoding LLM class flavin-dependent oxidoreductase yields MNTVAAVRLSVLDRSRTREGADPAGALRDTVRLAREAEALGYHRFWVSEHHGVPGVAGSAPTVLAAAVAAATSRIRVGTGGVMLPNHRPLVVAEQFGVLESLFPGRIDMGLGRSVGFTDPVRRALGHDKKDADGFAGQLDELLGWFTGGPDEHPGVHAYPAEGLRVPPFVLATGEGATVAARAGLPLVIGDLRGRERLLAAVDAYREGFRPSAWAERPYVVVAGTVVVAGTEAAARRLLVPEAWSMAYSRTHGVFPPLLPPERVAALTMTARERELYESGLSGHVAGTAEQVARELSAVVAESGADEVLVTTSTYERDALLDSFRRLAGLAGLASLTSADA; encoded by the coding sequence GTGAACACCGTCGCCGCCGTCCGGCTGTCCGTCCTCGACCGCTCCCGCACCCGTGAGGGCGCGGACCCCGCCGGGGCGCTGCGCGACACGGTGCGGCTGGCGCGCGAGGCGGAGGCGCTCGGCTACCACCGTTTCTGGGTGTCGGAGCACCACGGCGTGCCCGGGGTCGCCGGCTCCGCCCCGACGGTGCTGGCCGCCGCGGTCGCGGCGGCCACCTCGCGCATCCGGGTCGGGACGGGCGGCGTGATGCTCCCGAACCATCGTCCGCTGGTGGTGGCCGAGCAGTTCGGGGTGCTGGAGTCGCTCTTCCCCGGGCGGATCGACATGGGTCTCGGCCGCTCGGTCGGCTTCACCGACCCGGTCCGCCGGGCGCTCGGGCACGACAAGAAGGACGCGGACGGCTTCGCCGGGCAACTGGACGAGCTGCTGGGCTGGTTCACCGGCGGACCGGACGAACACCCCGGGGTCCACGCGTACCCGGCGGAGGGCCTGCGGGTGCCGCCGTTCGTGCTGGCGACGGGCGAGGGGGCGACGGTCGCCGCGCGGGCCGGGCTGCCCCTGGTGATCGGCGATCTGCGCGGCCGGGAGCGGCTGCTGGCGGCGGTGGACGCCTACCGGGAGGGCTTCAGGCCCTCGGCGTGGGCCGAGCGGCCGTACGTCGTGGTCGCGGGCACGGTGGTGGTGGCCGGGACGGAGGCGGCGGCGCGCCGGCTGCTGGTGCCGGAGGCCTGGTCGATGGCGTACTCGCGTACCCACGGCGTCTTCCCGCCACTGCTTCCGCCCGAGCGGGTGGCGGCGCTGACCATGACCGCCCGGGAGCGCGAGCTGTACGAGTCGGGGCTGAGCGGTCATGTAGCGGGCACGGCGGAGCAGGTGGCGCGGGAGCTGTCGGCGGTCGTCGCGGAGAGCGGGGCGGACGAGGTGCTGGTGACCACGAGCACCTACGAGCGTGACGCGCTGCTCGACTCGTTCCGCCGGCTGGCCGGCCTGGCGGGCCTCGCGTCCCTGACCAGCGCGGACGCGTAG
- a CDS encoding fumarate reductase/succinate dehydrogenase flavoprotein subunit, with protein MSYLDYTTGEPLADAKAPGGPVAERWDTRRFEAKLVNPANRRKHTVIVVGTGLAGGAAGATLAEQGYHVEQFCYQDSPRRAHSIAAQGGINAAKNYRNDGDSIHRLFYDTVKGGDFRARESNVHRLAQISVEIIDQCVAQGVPFAREYGGLLDTRSFGGVQVSRTFYARGQTGQQLLLGAYQALSRQIAAGNVTLHARTEMLDLVVAGGRARGIVARDLVTGEISTYTADAVVLATGGYGNVFYLSTNAMNSNATAVWRAHRRGAYFANPCFTQIHPTCIPRTGDHQSKLTLMSESLRNDGRIWVPKAHGDDRPPAEIPEEERDYYLERIYPSFGNLVPRDIASRAAKNVCDEGRGVGPGGQGVYLDFADAIRRMGRPKVAEKYGNLFDMYERITAENPYEVPMRIYPAVHYTMGGLWVDYDLQTTVPGLFAIGEANFSDHGANRLGASALMQGLADGYFVLPSTINDYLARGGFDPVDAAHPAVAEAVAETRERLAALLRADGDRTPDSFHREIGEVMWEHCGMARTEQGLRKALERIPQIREEFWRRIKVPGTGEEFNQSLEKANRIVDYLELAELMCLDALHRAESCGGHFREESQTPDGEAARDDDAFAYVAAWESTGGAPVLHKEDLVFEYVHPTQRSYA; from the coding sequence ATGAGCTACCTCGACTACACCACCGGCGAACCCCTCGCCGACGCCAAGGCGCCCGGCGGGCCCGTCGCCGAACGCTGGGACACCCGGCGCTTCGAGGCGAAGCTGGTGAACCCCGCCAACCGGCGCAAGCACACCGTGATCGTCGTCGGCACCGGCCTCGCCGGCGGCGCGGCGGGCGCCACCCTCGCCGAACAGGGCTACCACGTCGAGCAGTTCTGCTACCAGGACTCCCCGCGCCGCGCCCACTCCATCGCCGCCCAGGGCGGCATCAACGCCGCCAAGAACTACCGCAACGACGGCGACTCGATCCACCGGCTGTTCTACGACACCGTCAAGGGCGGCGACTTCCGCGCCCGCGAGTCCAACGTGCACCGCCTCGCGCAGATCTCCGTCGAGATCATCGACCAGTGCGTGGCGCAGGGCGTGCCGTTCGCCCGGGAGTACGGCGGGCTGCTCGACACCCGCTCCTTCGGCGGCGTCCAGGTCTCCCGCACCTTCTACGCCCGCGGCCAGACGGGCCAGCAGCTCCTCCTCGGCGCCTACCAGGCGCTCTCCCGCCAGATCGCCGCCGGGAACGTCACCCTGCACGCCCGCACCGAGATGCTGGACCTCGTGGTGGCCGGCGGACGCGCCCGCGGGATCGTCGCCCGTGACCTGGTGACCGGCGAGATCTCCACGTACACCGCCGACGCCGTCGTCCTCGCCACCGGCGGCTACGGCAACGTCTTCTACCTGTCGACGAACGCGATGAACTCCAACGCGACCGCGGTGTGGCGCGCCCACCGGCGCGGCGCGTACTTCGCCAACCCGTGCTTCACCCAGATCCACCCCACCTGCATCCCGCGCACCGGCGACCACCAGTCCAAGCTGACCCTGATGAGCGAGTCGCTGCGCAACGACGGCCGCATCTGGGTGCCGAAGGCGCACGGCGACGACCGGCCGCCGGCCGAGATCCCCGAGGAGGAGCGCGACTACTACCTGGAGCGGATCTACCCCTCCTTCGGCAACCTGGTGCCCCGCGACATCGCCTCGCGCGCGGCGAAGAACGTCTGCGACGAGGGCCGCGGCGTCGGTCCCGGCGGGCAGGGCGTCTACCTCGACTTCGCCGACGCGATCCGGCGGATGGGCCGGCCGAAGGTGGCCGAGAAGTACGGCAACCTCTTCGACATGTACGAGCGGATCACCGCGGAGAACCCGTACGAGGTCCCGATGCGGATCTACCCGGCCGTGCACTACACGATGGGCGGACTGTGGGTCGACTACGACCTCCAGACCACCGTCCCCGGCCTGTTCGCCATCGGCGAGGCCAACTTCTCCGACCACGGCGCCAACCGGCTCGGCGCCTCCGCGCTGATGCAGGGCCTCGCCGACGGCTACTTCGTCCTGCCGTCGACGATCAACGACTACCTCGCGCGCGGCGGCTTCGACCCCGTCGACGCGGCGCACCCCGCCGTCGCCGAGGCGGTCGCCGAGACCCGGGAGCGCCTCGCGGCCCTGCTGCGCGCCGACGGCGACCGCACCCCCGACTCCTTCCACCGCGAGATCGGCGAGGTGATGTGGGAGCACTGCGGAATGGCCCGCACCGAGCAGGGCCTGCGCAAGGCGCTGGAGCGGATCCCGCAGATCCGCGAGGAGTTCTGGCGCCGCATCAAGGTGCCGGGCACCGGTGAGGAGTTCAACCAGTCGCTGGAGAAGGCCAACCGGATCGTCGACTACCTGGAGCTCGCCGAGCTCATGTGCCTCGACGCCCTGCACCGCGCCGAGTCCTGCGGCGGCCACTTCCGGGAGGAGTCGCAGACCCCGGACGGCGAGGCCGCCCGCGACGACGACGCCTTCGCCTACGTCGCTGCCTGGGAGTCCACCGGCGGCGCCCCCGTCCTGCACAAGGAAGACCTCGTCTTCGAGTACGTCCACCCCACTCAGCGGAGCTACGCATGA
- a CDS encoding LysR family transcriptional regulator encodes MQLQQLRYFVAVAETRHFTRAAERVHVSQPSLSQQIRALEQELGADLFGRARGNIALTDAGEALLPLARRILADTETARREVQELAQLRRGRVRLGATPSLCTGLLPRVLRTFHDRHPGIELIIEESGSHDLVRELARGALDLALVVLPLPSPSPALTTVELLREDLVVISSPDSPAPPAPLRIADLAGEPLVMFRHGYDLRDLTVAACRAEGFEPSFTVAGGEMDAVLGFVRAGLGVAVVPAMVAQGAGRDLRTTPLAPPGLHRTIALAHRSDVAPPRAARELQRVLLAAT; translated from the coding sequence ATGCAGCTCCAGCAGCTCCGGTATTTCGTCGCGGTCGCCGAGACCCGTCACTTCACCCGCGCCGCCGAGCGCGTCCATGTCTCCCAGCCGTCGCTCTCCCAGCAGATCCGTGCCCTGGAGCAGGAGCTCGGTGCCGATCTCTTCGGCCGGGCCCGGGGCAACATCGCGCTCACCGACGCCGGCGAGGCCCTTCTCCCGCTGGCCCGCCGGATCCTCGCCGACACCGAGACCGCCCGCCGCGAGGTGCAGGAACTGGCGCAGCTCCGCCGCGGCAGGGTCCGCCTCGGCGCCACGCCGAGCCTGTGCACGGGCCTGCTGCCGCGGGTGCTGCGCACCTTCCACGACCGGCATCCGGGCATCGAGCTGATCATCGAGGAGTCCGGCTCGCACGACCTGGTCCGCGAGCTGGCACGCGGGGCGCTCGACCTGGCGCTGGTCGTGCTTCCCCTGCCGTCGCCGTCCCCCGCCCTCACCACCGTCGAACTGCTGCGCGAGGACCTGGTGGTGATCTCCTCACCGGACTCCCCCGCGCCGCCGGCACCGCTGCGCATCGCCGATCTGGCGGGCGAGCCCCTGGTGATGTTCCGCCACGGCTACGACCTGCGGGACCTGACGGTCGCCGCCTGCCGCGCCGAGGGCTTCGAGCCGTCGTTCACGGTCGCCGGCGGCGAGATGGACGCGGTGCTCGGCTTCGTGCGCGCCGGCCTCGGTGTGGCCGTCGTCCCGGCGATGGTGGCCCAGGGCGCCGGCCGCGACCTCCGCACGACCCCCCTCGCACCCCCCGGCCTCCACCGCACCATCGCCCTGGCCCACCGCAGCGACGTCGCCCCACCCCGCGCCGCCCGCGAACTCCAGCGGGTGCTGCTGGCGGCGACCTAG
- a CDS encoding succinate dehydrogenase yields MALDTRTARKPSMTRTFWGSTLGKKTVMAVSGLIMLGYLVAHMFGNLKIFFGPEEFNAYGHWLRTMGAPVLHYSWALWLVRVLLLAAVVGHAVSAYQLSRRDIRARPTGYVHKRPRASYATRTMRWGGIILALFIVWHILDLTTGHAHPGGFQEGHPYQNVVDTFSTWYGNTVYIAAVTAMGLHVRHGFWSAAQTLGAGNAARDRALKAVADLLALALTAGFVSVPVAVMTGVVS; encoded by the coding sequence ATGGCTCTGGACACGCGGACGGCACGAAAACCGTCCATGACGCGCACCTTCTGGGGATCGACCCTCGGCAAGAAGACGGTCATGGCCGTCAGCGGTCTGATCATGCTCGGCTATCTGGTCGCCCACATGTTCGGCAACCTCAAGATCTTCTTCGGCCCCGAGGAGTTCAACGCCTACGGGCACTGGCTGCGGACCATGGGCGCGCCGGTGCTGCACTACTCCTGGGCCCTGTGGCTGGTGCGGGTGCTGCTGCTCGCCGCCGTCGTGGGCCACGCCGTCTCCGCGTACCAGCTCAGCCGGCGCGACATCCGGGCCCGGCCCACCGGCTACGTCCACAAGCGCCCGCGGGCGAGCTACGCCACCCGCACCATGCGCTGGGGCGGCATCATCCTGGCGCTGTTCATCGTCTGGCACATCCTGGACCTCACCACCGGTCACGCCCACCCGGGCGGCTTCCAGGAGGGGCACCCGTACCAGAACGTGGTGGACACCTTCTCCACCTGGTACGGCAACACCGTCTACATCGCCGCGGTGACGGCCATGGGGCTCCACGTCCGGCACGGATTCTGGAGCGCCGCCCAGACCCTCGGCGCCGGCAACGCCGCCCGCGACCGCGCCCTGAAGGCCGTCGCCGACCTGCTGGCGCTCGCGCTGACCGCCGGCTTCGTCTCCGTACCCGTCGCCGTCATGACCGGAGTGGTGAGCTGA
- a CDS encoding succinate dehydrogenase/fumarate reductase iron-sulfur subunit, with protein sequence MKLTLRVWRQKNADATGTMATYEVDGISSDMSFLEMLDTLNEDLILRGEDPVAFDHDCREGICGACSLVINGDAHGPERTTTCQLHMRSFSDGDTIDVEPWRASAFPVVKDLVVDRSAFDRIIQAGGYISAPTGSAPEAHATPVPKPDADFAFEHAECIGCGACVAACPNGSAMLFTSAKVNHLNVLPQGAPERETRVLDMVATMDEEGFGGCTLTGECATACPKGIPLPSISAMNREWLRAARRSRR encoded by the coding sequence ATGAAGCTCACCCTGCGCGTCTGGCGCCAGAAGAACGCCGACGCCACCGGCACGATGGCGACCTACGAGGTCGACGGCATCTCGTCGGACATGTCCTTCCTGGAGATGCTCGACACCCTCAACGAGGACCTCATCCTGCGCGGGGAGGACCCCGTCGCCTTCGACCACGACTGCCGCGAGGGCATCTGCGGCGCCTGCTCGCTGGTCATCAACGGCGACGCCCACGGCCCCGAGCGCACCACGACCTGCCAGCTCCACATGCGCTCCTTCAGCGACGGCGACACCATCGACGTCGAACCGTGGCGGGCGTCCGCCTTCCCCGTCGTCAAGGACCTGGTGGTCGACCGCTCCGCCTTCGACCGGATCATCCAGGCCGGCGGCTACATCAGCGCCCCCACCGGATCGGCCCCCGAGGCGCATGCCACCCCCGTGCCCAAGCCGGACGCCGACTTCGCCTTCGAGCACGCGGAGTGCATCGGCTGCGGCGCGTGCGTGGCGGCCTGCCCCAACGGTTCGGCCATGCTCTTCACCTCGGCCAAGGTCAACCATCTGAACGTGCTGCCGCAGGGCGCGCCGGAACGCGAGACCCGGGTCCTCGACATGGTGGCCACCATGGACGAGGAGGGCTTCGGCGGCTGCACCCTGACCGGCGAGTGCGCCACCGCCTGCCCGAAGGGCATCCCGCTGCCGTCGATCTCCGCCATGAACCGGGAGTGGCTGCGGGCGGCCCGCAGGTCCCGGCGCTGA